From Candidatus Eisenbacteria bacterium, the proteins below share one genomic window:
- a CDS encoding response regulator: MTKPKILIAEDEMNLREVLRFQLTTAGYDVVEAEDGQQAIERAREVMPDLLLLDVMMPHVDGFQVVRELRKSFLTRHIPIIMLTAKAELEDRLHGFDDGANDYIVKPWDYRELKARVRNALAWSQQQRAASPLTGLPGNLSIEEELRHRLETGTPFALLVIDIDYFKSFNDHYGYARGDDAIRTVARILVDQAQRHGGSEDFVGHIGGDDFVVLTKPVRAEALAEDIVQDFDATVGSFYHEVDRARGFVEVANRRHVIERFPLMSITIALVNTERIPVTHRAELGDIAQELKAHGKGIPGSVVVGERRARDSGDDGARQDVA, from the coding sequence GTGACCAAACCCAAGATCCTGATCGCCGAGGACGAGATGAACTTGCGCGAGGTCCTGCGCTTCCAGCTCACGACGGCCGGCTACGACGTGGTGGAAGCCGAGGACGGCCAGCAGGCGATCGAGCGAGCCCGGGAAGTCATGCCCGACCTCCTGCTGCTCGACGTGATGATGCCCCACGTCGACGGCTTCCAGGTGGTGCGCGAGCTGCGCAAATCGTTCCTCACCCGGCACATCCCCATCATCATGCTGACCGCCAAGGCCGAGCTCGAAGACCGGCTGCACGGCTTCGACGACGGGGCGAACGATTACATCGTCAAGCCGTGGGACTACCGCGAGCTCAAGGCCCGGGTGCGGAACGCTCTCGCCTGGAGCCAGCAGCAACGCGCCGCCAGCCCGCTGACCGGCCTGCCCGGCAACCTGTCGATCGAGGAAGAGCTGCGTCACCGCCTCGAAACCGGGACCCCCTTCGCCCTGCTCGTGATCGACATCGATTACTTCAAGTCGTTCAACGACCACTACGGGTACGCGCGGGGCGACGACGCCATTCGCACCGTCGCCCGCATCCTCGTCGACCAGGCGCAGCGTCACGGCGGCTCCGAAGATTTCGTGGGGCATATCGGTGGAGACGACTTCGTGGTGCTCACCAAGCCGGTGCGCGCCGAGGCGCTGGCCGAGGACATCGTCCAGGACTTCGACGCCACGGTCGGGTCGTTCTATCACGAGGTCGACCGTGCCCGCGGCTTCGTGGAGGTCGCCAACCGGCGTCACGTGATCGAGCGCTTTCCGCTGATGAGCATCACGATCGCTCTCGTCAACACCGAGCGCATTCCCGTCACCCACCGTGCCGAGCTCGGCGACATCGCGCAGGAGCTGAAGGCGCACGGCAAGGGCATCCCGGGCAGCGTGGTGGTCGGCGAGCGGCGCGCGCGTGATTCCGGAGACGATGGCGCCCGGCAGGACGTGGCCTGA
- the tsaD gene encoding tRNA (adenosine(37)-N6)-threonylcarbamoyltransferase complex transferase subunit TsaD, translating into MSASDLVLSIETSCDDTSVAVLEQGRRLRAHLIASQDLHRLYGGVVPELAARAHLELLPQLTARALAEAELEPADLTAVAVTRAPGLVGSLVVGVAFAKAYGYALGIPVVGVNHIEAHLHAASLEHGEAPLPAIALVVSGGHTELVEMRGFGRYRWLGSTRDDAVGEAYDKVAKRLGLPFPGGPHVDSLAAEGDPGRFDFPRPMLDRNDFEFSFSGLKTAVALEAESLGEPPYDRARVADLCASFQAAVVDTLVGKAMRAVRATSARSLTLGGGVACNRALRARLAAECEAAGVALRIPSPRLCADNAAMVALVGAWSLDAGPVSEEGLEVVASLEETGLTESIV; encoded by the coding sequence GTGAGCGCATCGGATCTCGTCCTTTCGATCGAGACCTCGTGTGACGACACCTCGGTCGCCGTGCTCGAGCAAGGCCGGCGTCTGCGCGCGCATCTCATCGCCTCGCAGGACCTCCATCGCCTCTATGGCGGCGTGGTCCCCGAGCTGGCGGCACGCGCCCACCTCGAGCTGCTCCCGCAGCTCACGGCGCGAGCGCTCGCGGAAGCGGAGCTCGAGCCGGCCGACCTGACGGCCGTGGCGGTGACGCGCGCACCGGGACTGGTGGGCTCGCTGGTCGTGGGCGTTGCCTTCGCCAAGGCCTACGGCTACGCGCTCGGCATCCCGGTCGTCGGCGTCAACCACATCGAGGCGCACCTCCACGCGGCATCGCTGGAGCACGGCGAGGCTCCGTTGCCGGCGATTGCGCTGGTGGTCTCCGGAGGTCACACGGAGCTGGTGGAGATGCGCGGGTTCGGGCGCTATCGCTGGCTGGGGAGCACGCGCGACGACGCGGTGGGTGAGGCCTATGACAAGGTGGCGAAGCGGCTCGGCCTTCCGTTCCCGGGCGGGCCGCACGTGGACTCGCTGGCGGCCGAAGGCGATCCCGGGCGCTTCGACTTCCCACGGCCGATGCTCGATCGCAACGACTTCGAATTCTCGTTCTCGGGTCTCAAGACCGCGGTCGCGCTCGAGGCGGAGTCGCTGGGCGAGCCTCCGTACGACCGGGCTCGCGTCGCCGACCTGTGCGCCTCGTTCCAGGCGGCGGTGGTCGACACCTTGGTGGGAAAGGCCATGCGGGCGGTCCGCGCGACCTCTGCCCGCTCGCTCACCCTGGGTGGGGGCGTGGCGTGCAATCGCGCGCTGCGAGCGCGTCTCGCCGCGGAATGCGAGGCTGCGGGGGTGGCGTTGCGGATCCCGAGCCCCCGGCTCTGCGCCGATAACGCCGCCATGGTGGCGCTCGTGGGCGCGTGGTCTCTGGACGCCGGCCCGGTGTCCGAAGAGGGGCTCGAGGTGGTGGCGTCCCTGGAGGAGACCGGCCTCACGGAGAGCATCGTCTAG
- the cutA gene encoding divalent-cation tolerance protein CutA — protein sequence MTEALIVFTTFASEEDAARVARVLVEERLAACANLLPSARSIYRWKGEVKDEREVVVLLKTRKQDWVALMSRLHELHGYDTPECVAVRIAAGAPRYMAWLEETLAGEAG from the coding sequence ATGACCGAAGCATTGATCGTCTTCACCACATTCGCCTCCGAAGAGGACGCCGCCCGCGTGGCTCGCGTCCTGGTCGAGGAGCGGCTCGCGGCCTGCGCCAACCTGCTTCCTTCCGCACGCTCGATCTATCGCTGGAAGGGCGAGGTCAAGGACGAGCGCGAGGTCGTCGTCCTGCTCAAGACCCGCAAGCAGGACTGGGTGGCGCTGATGTCGCGGCTCCACGAGCTGCACGGCTACGACACACCGGAATGCGTCGCGGTGCGGATCGCCGCGGGCGCGCCGCGCTACATGGCTTGGCTCGAAGAGACGCTGGCGGGAGAAGCCGGGTGA
- a CDS encoding DUF1579 family protein codes for MKISIRTPMVTFAIAAFTAVAWISGCGGGLGAAPAKKTWSSSLEEQMAEMMKGAAAGGAREALKPLEGSWRTVQKTWLEPGQPTITEGTSENKLVSNGRFLEQRTRGVLMNQPIERYGLTGYDSKKTAYVTLWADDHAKVIETFEGTVDTAAHEITMQGKGKGPDGKDAELKVVTRWIDDGRHVVSIYGIRNGAEELVMETTYRRIAPR; via the coding sequence ATGAAGATCTCGATCCGAACTCCGATGGTCACTTTCGCCATCGCGGCATTCACGGCCGTGGCCTGGATTTCAGGCTGCGGCGGCGGCCTCGGCGCGGCGCCGGCGAAGAAGACCTGGAGCTCATCCCTCGAAGAGCAGATGGCGGAAATGATGAAGGGCGCCGCCGCGGGAGGGGCTCGTGAAGCGCTCAAGCCGCTGGAAGGATCCTGGAGGACGGTGCAGAAGACCTGGCTCGAGCCTGGCCAGCCCACCATCACCGAAGGAACCTCCGAGAACAAGCTCGTCTCCAACGGCCGATTCCTCGAGCAGCGCACCCGCGGCGTGCTCATGAATCAGCCGATCGAGAGGTACGGCTTGACCGGGTACGACAGCAAGAAAACCGCGTACGTCACGTTGTGGGCCGACGATCACGCAAAGGTGATCGAGACCTTCGAAGGAACCGTGGACACCGCGGCCCACGAGATCACGATGCAGGGCAAGGGCAAGGGGCCGGATGGCAAGGACGCGGAGCTCAAGGTCGTCACCCGCTGGATCGACGACGGCCGGCACGTCGTCTCCATCTACGGGATCCGCAACGGCGCCGAAGAGCTGGTGATGGAGACCACCTATCGGCGCATCGCGCCGCGCTAG
- a CDS encoding nuclear transport factor 2 family protein has translation MLVPLFPVVVLAAVTVSEGSDALRSMVEAEVAFSRMSVEQGMRDAFLANLADDGIVFQPLPVNGKSVWSPSPKPTATLIWEPAFAEVSAAGDMGYTTGPFELRAPPEADRPTVHGHFHSVWRLTSGGWRVAVDIGGSHDKMEPGVGSGAFQAGPVHEPGSKGDRHEAAEREILEAERRFSKSAERDGLEKAFAAVAAKDVRLTREGKAPVQGIDASSGVLLGDGRARWTPGGVGASRSGDLGYAYGVRERIRASARPDTSVFLDVWRREKGKWRLALAVDNPVTR, from the coding sequence GTGCTCGTTCCGCTCTTCCCAGTCGTGGTGCTCGCCGCCGTCACCGTGTCGGAAGGCTCCGACGCTTTGCGCTCGATGGTCGAGGCCGAGGTGGCGTTCTCCAGGATGTCGGTGGAGCAAGGAATGCGCGACGCATTCCTCGCCAACCTCGCCGACGATGGCATCGTCTTCCAGCCGCTGCCGGTGAACGGGAAGTCGGTGTGGTCGCCGAGTCCCAAGCCCACCGCCACGCTGATCTGGGAGCCGGCGTTCGCCGAGGTCTCGGCCGCGGGGGATATGGGTTACACGACGGGACCCTTCGAGCTGCGCGCGCCTCCCGAGGCCGACCGTCCGACCGTCCACGGCCACTTCCACTCGGTGTGGCGCCTCACGTCCGGCGGATGGAGAGTGGCGGTCGACATCGGCGGCTCGCACGACAAGATGGAGCCGGGTGTGGGCAGCGGGGCGTTCCAGGCCGGCCCCGTGCACGAGCCGGGCTCGAAGGGTGATCGGCACGAGGCCGCAGAGCGCGAGATCCTCGAAGCGGAGAGGCGGTTCTCCAAGTCCGCCGAGCGGGACGGCCTCGAGAAGGCCTTCGCGGCCGTGGCCGCCAAGGACGTGCGGCTCACCCGCGAAGGGAAGGCCCCGGTGCAAGGGATCGACGCGTCCAGCGGCGTGCTGCTGGGCGATGGCCGCGCGCGTTGGACGCCAGGCGGCGTGGGCGCGTCGCGGTCAGGCGATCTGGGCTACGCGTACGGTGTGCGCGAGCGAATTCGCGCGAGTGCTCGGCCCGACACCAGTGTGTTCCTCGATGTCTGGCGCCGGGAGAAGGGGAAGTGGCGCCTGGCCCTGGCGGTGGACAACCCGGTCACGCGCTGA
- a CDS encoding TRAP transporter large permease subunit — protein MSEAAHQALHAEDRPRPGRLSSALHTIESGALIVAFLVSMLLPLIDAIGRPLGNFAIPGSQSYRGQLVLWLAFVGGLLATRHGSHLTLSSAEAIGKWHLRNAARQFSYSVAAAVCAVLAFSAWGVVNADRQQGQKLTIGLPVWVSECVMPVCLGLIALRLAWNASNRWPGRLLAFGSIAAAFGLGLVPAAGPSVYVPLLAVILLAALVGAPVFVAMGGIALLLFFKDAVPVSAVVADVYRLMVSPTLPAIPLLTVCGYVLAESKAADRLVRFFRAFFGWMPGGVAVLVAAVCALFTTFTGGSGVTIMALGGLLYQILRSAGYSERFTLGIVTAAGSLGLLFPPSLPVILYSVVANVPPDSLYIAGFVPGFLLVVIVALYGIQVGWKVETNRQPFSLREAWQATWGAKWELSVPVVVTALFATGLATMVEAAAVAFAYAVAIECFITRDIHPLRDLPRVLVHAGILCGSVLILLASALGLTGWLVDAQIPDALLATVQAHITSPHVFLLVLNIVLLVLGSVLEIYSAIIILAPLVAPIGAAFGIHPVHLGVVFLANLELGFLFPPAGLNLFLASSRFNKPLPQLYRDVLPFLLILGIGVLVITYVPQMTTGVLKLLGKE, from the coding sequence GTGAGCGAAGCCGCCCACCAGGCTCTCCACGCCGAAGATCGGCCTCGGCCTGGCCGGCTTTCGTCCGCGCTCCACACGATCGAGAGCGGCGCGCTCATCGTCGCGTTCCTCGTCTCGATGCTGCTGCCGCTCATCGACGCCATCGGGCGTCCGCTCGGCAACTTCGCGATCCCGGGCTCCCAGTCCTACCGAGGCCAGCTCGTGCTGTGGCTCGCCTTCGTGGGCGGTCTTCTGGCGACTCGCCACGGGAGCCACCTCACGCTCTCGAGCGCCGAGGCGATCGGCAAGTGGCACCTGCGCAACGCCGCTCGCCAATTCTCCTACTCGGTGGCGGCGGCGGTGTGCGCGGTGCTGGCCTTCTCCGCCTGGGGCGTGGTGAATGCCGACCGCCAACAGGGGCAGAAGCTGACGATCGGCCTTCCCGTCTGGGTGAGCGAGTGCGTGATGCCGGTGTGTCTGGGTCTCATCGCGCTTCGCCTGGCCTGGAACGCGTCGAATCGCTGGCCCGGGCGCCTCCTGGCGTTCGGCAGCATCGCCGCGGCATTCGGGCTCGGTCTGGTCCCCGCGGCGGGACCTTCCGTGTACGTGCCGCTGCTCGCGGTCATTCTGCTGGCCGCGCTGGTCGGAGCTCCCGTCTTCGTCGCGATGGGAGGCATCGCCCTGCTGCTGTTCTTCAAGGATGCCGTGCCGGTCTCGGCCGTGGTCGCCGACGTCTATCGCCTCATGGTGTCTCCCACGCTTCCGGCGATTCCTCTGCTGACGGTGTGCGGCTACGTGCTGGCCGAGTCGAAAGCCGCCGATCGGCTGGTGCGGTTCTTCCGCGCGTTCTTCGGGTGGATGCCCGGCGGCGTGGCGGTCCTGGTCGCGGCGGTGTGCGCTTTGTTCACGACGTTCACCGGCGGCTCCGGCGTCACGATCATGGCGCTGGGCGGGCTCCTCTATCAGATCCTGCGCAGCGCCGGGTACTCGGAGCGGTTCACGCTCGGCATCGTGACCGCGGCCGGCAGCCTGGGGCTGCTGTTCCCGCCGAGCCTGCCCGTCATCCTCTACTCGGTCGTGGCCAACGTCCCGCCCGATTCCCTGTACATCGCCGGGTTCGTCCCCGGATTTCTCCTGGTGGTGATCGTGGCGCTGTACGGGATCCAGGTGGGCTGGAAGGTCGAGACGAATCGTCAGCCGTTCTCGCTGCGGGAGGCGTGGCAGGCCACCTGGGGCGCCAAGTGGGAGCTGTCGGTGCCGGTCGTGGTGACCGCGCTCTTCGCCACCGGGCTCGCCACCATGGTCGAGGCGGCGGCGGTCGCCTTCGCCTACGCCGTCGCGATCGAGTGCTTCATCACCCGGGACATCCATCCGCTGCGCGATCTGCCGAGGGTGCTGGTCCACGCCGGCATCCTGTGCGGATCCGTGCTCATCCTGCTCGCCAGCGCCCTCGGCCTCACCGGGTGGCTGGTCGATGCCCAGATCCCCGATGCGCTGCTGGCGACGGTGCAGGCGCACATCACCTCACCCCACGTCTTCCTGCTCGTTCTCAATATCGTGCTGCTCGTCCTGGGCAGCGTGCTGGAGATCTACTCGGCGATCATCATCCTGGCGCCGCTGGTGGCGCCGATCGGGGCCGCCTTCGGAATCCACCCCGTCCATCTGGGCGTGGTCTTCCTCGCCAACCTCGAGCTGGGCTTCCTGTTCCCGCCGGCGGGGCTCAACCTCTTCCTTGCCTCTTCACGCTTCAACAAGCCGCTGCCTCAGCTCTATCGTGACGTGCTGCCGTTCCTGCTCATCCTCGGGATCGGAGTGCTGGTGATCACGTACGTGCCGCAGATGACGACGGGAGTGCTGAAGCTGCTCGGCAAGGAGTGA